A single region of the Labeo rohita strain BAU-BD-2019 chromosome 3, IGBB_LRoh.1.0, whole genome shotgun sequence genome encodes:
- the ccdc97 gene encoding coiled-coil domain-containing protein 97 isoform X2, whose product MWGEIEPCVKPLEGEDSSSCGTRQRWTDCAQVQKTALWGEIEPCSKPKPITSDICDEPAVRDRCPPQTAVKEAHSTTSSSPNQKDEPSNCLSSMIAAIAASGSPVKSQQLGEPDLTLEEKKEVLLDQYRSKPLVFLERYQAHLKPEHIEAFSHLSNDCRAQYYCKEIQKRASSAADRKSVRNHRYAALRALQKEGQYFSEEQMRVRDPLLYEQYIGQYLSEEEILQRSEEAMRNSPGGLADLLINSYQEKLIQNRMEEEQEREQCAVEESDEEEYDEPRQAEWEPNAEEKAMLREEFLSQMHQRFLDGKDDFNYSEVDENPDYDNLDIVSRDAEERYFDEDEEEEEEEEDMMQ is encoded by the exons AAGACAGCATTGTGGGGAGAAATTGAGCCATGCTCTAAACCTAAACCTATCACATCTGACATCTGCGATGAACCTGCTGTTCGAGACAGATGTCCTCCTCAGACTGCTGTCAAGGAGGCCCACAGCACGACAAGCAGCTCTCCAAATCAAAAG GATGAGCCATCTAACTGTCTCAGCTCAATGATAGCGGCTATAGCAGCCAGTGGGAGTCCAGTGAAAAGCCAGCAGCTTGGGGAACCAGACTTAACTCTGGAAGAGAAGAAGGAGGTTTTATTGGATCAGTACAGATCCAAGCCCTTGGTATTTCTGGAGCGCTATCAGGCCCATCTGAAGCCGGAGCACATAGAGGCTTTCTCACACCTGAGCAATGACTGCAGAGCGCAGTACTACTGCAAGGAGATTCAGAAACGGGCATCCAGCGCAGCTGACCGGAAAAGCGTCCGTAACCATCGTTACGCGGCTCTCCGTGCTCTTCAGAAGG AGGGCCAGTACTTCAGCGAGGAGCAGATGCGTGTGCGAGATCCGCTGCTGTACGAGCAGTACATCGGACAGTACCTCAGCGAAGAGGAGATTCTGCAGCGCTCGGAGGAGGCCATGAGGAACAGCCCAGGGGGACTCGCTGACCTGCTTATCAACTCCTACCAGGAGAAACTGATCCAGAACCGCATGGAAGAGGAGCAGGAGAGAGAGCAGTGTGCAGTGGAGGAGTCTGATGAGGAAG aaTATGACGAGCCTAGACAGGCAGAGTGGGAGCCGAATGCAGAAGAGAAAGCTATGCTGAGAGAGGAGTTCCTCAGTCAAATGCATCAGCGCTTCCTGGATGGCAAGGATGACTTCAACTACAG TGAGGTGGATGAGAATCCAGATTATGATAACCTGGATATTGTAAGCCGTGATGCGGAGGAACGCTACTTTGATgaagatgaggaggaggaagaggaagaagaggatATGATGCAATAG
- the ccdc97 gene encoding coiled-coil domain-containing protein 97 isoform X3, with the protein MWGEIEPCVKPLEGEDSSSCGTRQRWTDCAQQKTALWGEIEPCSKPKPITSDICDEPAVRDRCPPQTAVKEAHSTTSSSPNQKDEPSNCLSSMIAAIAASGSPVKSQQLGEPDLTLEEKKEVLLDQYRSKPLVFLERYQAHLKPEHIEAFSHLSNDCRAQYYCKEIQKRASSAADRKSVRNHRYAALRALQKEGQYFSEEQMRVRDPLLYEQYIGQYLSEEEILQRSEEAMRNSPGGLADLLINSYQEKLIQNRMEEEQEREQCAVEESDEEEYDEPRQAEWEPNAEEKAMLREEFLSQMHQRFLDGKDDFNYSEVDENPDYDNLDIVSRDAEERYFDEDEEEEEEEEDMMQ; encoded by the exons CAGAAGACAGCATTGTGGGGAGAAATTGAGCCATGCTCTAAACCTAAACCTATCACATCTGACATCTGCGATGAACCTGCTGTTCGAGACAGATGTCCTCCTCAGACTGCTGTCAAGGAGGCCCACAGCACGACAAGCAGCTCTCCAAATCAAAAG GATGAGCCATCTAACTGTCTCAGCTCAATGATAGCGGCTATAGCAGCCAGTGGGAGTCCAGTGAAAAGCCAGCAGCTTGGGGAACCAGACTTAACTCTGGAAGAGAAGAAGGAGGTTTTATTGGATCAGTACAGATCCAAGCCCTTGGTATTTCTGGAGCGCTATCAGGCCCATCTGAAGCCGGAGCACATAGAGGCTTTCTCACACCTGAGCAATGACTGCAGAGCGCAGTACTACTGCAAGGAGATTCAGAAACGGGCATCCAGCGCAGCTGACCGGAAAAGCGTCCGTAACCATCGTTACGCGGCTCTCCGTGCTCTTCAGAAGG AGGGCCAGTACTTCAGCGAGGAGCAGATGCGTGTGCGAGATCCGCTGCTGTACGAGCAGTACATCGGACAGTACCTCAGCGAAGAGGAGATTCTGCAGCGCTCGGAGGAGGCCATGAGGAACAGCCCAGGGGGACTCGCTGACCTGCTTATCAACTCCTACCAGGAGAAACTGATCCAGAACCGCATGGAAGAGGAGCAGGAGAGAGAGCAGTGTGCAGTGGAGGAGTCTGATGAGGAAG aaTATGACGAGCCTAGACAGGCAGAGTGGGAGCCGAATGCAGAAGAGAAAGCTATGCTGAGAGAGGAGTTCCTCAGTCAAATGCATCAGCGCTTCCTGGATGGCAAGGATGACTTCAACTACAG TGAGGTGGATGAGAATCCAGATTATGATAACCTGGATATTGTAAGCCGTGATGCGGAGGAACGCTACTTTGATgaagatgaggaggaggaagaggaagaagaggatATGATGCAATAG
- the ccdc97 gene encoding coiled-coil domain-containing protein 97 isoform X4: MWGEIEPCVKPLEGEDSSSCGTRQRWTDCAQKTALWGEIEPCSKPKPITSDICDEPAVRDRCPPQTAVKEAHSTTSSSPNQKDEPSNCLSSMIAAIAASGSPVKSQQLGEPDLTLEEKKEVLLDQYRSKPLVFLERYQAHLKPEHIEAFSHLSNDCRAQYYCKEIQKRASSAADRKSVRNHRYAALRALQKEGQYFSEEQMRVRDPLLYEQYIGQYLSEEEILQRSEEAMRNSPGGLADLLINSYQEKLIQNRMEEEQEREQCAVEESDEEEYDEPRQAEWEPNAEEKAMLREEFLSQMHQRFLDGKDDFNYSEVDENPDYDNLDIVSRDAEERYFDEDEEEEEEEEDMMQ; the protein is encoded by the exons AAGACAGCATTGTGGGGAGAAATTGAGCCATGCTCTAAACCTAAACCTATCACATCTGACATCTGCGATGAACCTGCTGTTCGAGACAGATGTCCTCCTCAGACTGCTGTCAAGGAGGCCCACAGCACGACAAGCAGCTCTCCAAATCAAAAG GATGAGCCATCTAACTGTCTCAGCTCAATGATAGCGGCTATAGCAGCCAGTGGGAGTCCAGTGAAAAGCCAGCAGCTTGGGGAACCAGACTTAACTCTGGAAGAGAAGAAGGAGGTTTTATTGGATCAGTACAGATCCAAGCCCTTGGTATTTCTGGAGCGCTATCAGGCCCATCTGAAGCCGGAGCACATAGAGGCTTTCTCACACCTGAGCAATGACTGCAGAGCGCAGTACTACTGCAAGGAGATTCAGAAACGGGCATCCAGCGCAGCTGACCGGAAAAGCGTCCGTAACCATCGTTACGCGGCTCTCCGTGCTCTTCAGAAGG AGGGCCAGTACTTCAGCGAGGAGCAGATGCGTGTGCGAGATCCGCTGCTGTACGAGCAGTACATCGGACAGTACCTCAGCGAAGAGGAGATTCTGCAGCGCTCGGAGGAGGCCATGAGGAACAGCCCAGGGGGACTCGCTGACCTGCTTATCAACTCCTACCAGGAGAAACTGATCCAGAACCGCATGGAAGAGGAGCAGGAGAGAGAGCAGTGTGCAGTGGAGGAGTCTGATGAGGAAG aaTATGACGAGCCTAGACAGGCAGAGTGGGAGCCGAATGCAGAAGAGAAAGCTATGCTGAGAGAGGAGTTCCTCAGTCAAATGCATCAGCGCTTCCTGGATGGCAAGGATGACTTCAACTACAG TGAGGTGGATGAGAATCCAGATTATGATAACCTGGATATTGTAAGCCGTGATGCGGAGGAACGCTACTTTGATgaagatgaggaggaggaagaggaagaagaggatATGATGCAATAG
- the ccdc97 gene encoding coiled-coil domain-containing protein 97 isoform X1 yields MWGEIEPCVKPLEGEDSSSCGTRQRWTDCAQVQQKTALWGEIEPCSKPKPITSDICDEPAVRDRCPPQTAVKEAHSTTSSSPNQKDEPSNCLSSMIAAIAASGSPVKSQQLGEPDLTLEEKKEVLLDQYRSKPLVFLERYQAHLKPEHIEAFSHLSNDCRAQYYCKEIQKRASSAADRKSVRNHRYAALRALQKEGQYFSEEQMRVRDPLLYEQYIGQYLSEEEILQRSEEAMRNSPGGLADLLINSYQEKLIQNRMEEEQEREQCAVEESDEEEYDEPRQAEWEPNAEEKAMLREEFLSQMHQRFLDGKDDFNYSEVDENPDYDNLDIVSRDAEERYFDEDEEEEEEEEDMMQ; encoded by the exons CAGAAGACAGCATTGTGGGGAGAAATTGAGCCATGCTCTAAACCTAAACCTATCACATCTGACATCTGCGATGAACCTGCTGTTCGAGACAGATGTCCTCCTCAGACTGCTGTCAAGGAGGCCCACAGCACGACAAGCAGCTCTCCAAATCAAAAG GATGAGCCATCTAACTGTCTCAGCTCAATGATAGCGGCTATAGCAGCCAGTGGGAGTCCAGTGAAAAGCCAGCAGCTTGGGGAACCAGACTTAACTCTGGAAGAGAAGAAGGAGGTTTTATTGGATCAGTACAGATCCAAGCCCTTGGTATTTCTGGAGCGCTATCAGGCCCATCTGAAGCCGGAGCACATAGAGGCTTTCTCACACCTGAGCAATGACTGCAGAGCGCAGTACTACTGCAAGGAGATTCAGAAACGGGCATCCAGCGCAGCTGACCGGAAAAGCGTCCGTAACCATCGTTACGCGGCTCTCCGTGCTCTTCAGAAGG AGGGCCAGTACTTCAGCGAGGAGCAGATGCGTGTGCGAGATCCGCTGCTGTACGAGCAGTACATCGGACAGTACCTCAGCGAAGAGGAGATTCTGCAGCGCTCGGAGGAGGCCATGAGGAACAGCCCAGGGGGACTCGCTGACCTGCTTATCAACTCCTACCAGGAGAAACTGATCCAGAACCGCATGGAAGAGGAGCAGGAGAGAGAGCAGTGTGCAGTGGAGGAGTCTGATGAGGAAG aaTATGACGAGCCTAGACAGGCAGAGTGGGAGCCGAATGCAGAAGAGAAAGCTATGCTGAGAGAGGAGTTCCTCAGTCAAATGCATCAGCGCTTCCTGGATGGCAAGGATGACTTCAACTACAG TGAGGTGGATGAGAATCCAGATTATGATAACCTGGATATTGTAAGCCGTGATGCGGAGGAACGCTACTTTGATgaagatgaggaggaggaagaggaagaagaggatATGATGCAATAG